In Capsicum annuum cultivar UCD-10X-F1 chromosome 11, UCD10Xv1.1, whole genome shotgun sequence, one genomic interval encodes:
- the LOC107847043 gene encoding uncharacterized protein LOC107847043, with amino-acid sequence MMMNFDEQLILNIVDFVGQQLLNLVDFVGQQLLNLVDFVGQAILYLVEVLPNLVHFDRQLINFHWEHLPKLVYFTWRMLLNVVNFCGQLLNFVGQLILYLVNFGGQLLLYVVYFVAQLLLSPVIFVVKQLLCPVYFVAQLLLFAGKLLLKLVNVGGQLLLSLVNFGCQLLLKLVYIGVQLLEKLVNFGGQELLGLKNFDCQVLLLLQNFSDQVPLTLKNFDWLVKNLCGQLVNRFKRINHWFHLALPQLITIALFLALFIYYCYRHSRLLPEEDVAKKLKEFLRRKEAESIRLSELEKRQKQRVEEMRKTQKKDLENMKLKEQIRAEVGKEISKIEMTCRDMASVLRGLGITVGNGTSREVRVAYKKALMKFHPDKTSRSDIRQQVEAEEKFKLISRMKDKFLPNL; translated from the exons atgatgatgaattttgatgagCAACTGATATTGAACATAGTAGATTTTGTTGGGCAACAGCTACTGAACCTCGTAGATTTTGTTGGACAACAACTACTGAACCTCGTAGATTTTGTTGGACAAGCGATATTGTATCTAGTAGAAGTGCTACCGAACCTAGTACATTTTGATCGGCAACTAATAAATTTTCACTGGGAACACCTACCGAAACTGGTATATTTTACTTGGCGAATGCTACTTAACGTAGTAAATTTTTGTGGGCAGCTACTGAATTTTGTTGGGCAACTGATACTGTACCTAGTAAATTTTGGTGGGCAACTGCTACTGTACGTGGTATATTTTGTTGCGCAGCTGCTACTGTCTCCGGTAATTTTTGTTGTGAAACAGCTACTGTGCCCGGTATATTTTGTTGCGCAATTGCTATTGTTTGCTGGGAAACTGTTACTGAAGCTGGTAAATGTTGGTGGGCAGTTGCTACTCAGCTTGGTAAATTTTGGATGCCAATTGCTACTAAAACTAGTATATATTGGTGTGCAACTGTTGGAGAAGCTTGTAAATTTTGGTGGGCAAGAGTTATTGGGGCTCAAAAATTTTGATTGCCAAGTGCTATTGTTGTTGCAGAATTTTTCCGATCAAGTGCCACTGACGCTTAAGAATTTTGATTGGCTAGTGAAGAATTTATGTGGCCAACTTGTGAATCGGTTCAAAAGGATCAATCACTGGTTTCACTTAGCTTTACCCCAGCTCATAACCATCGCGCTGTTTCTAGCTCTCTTCATATATTATTGTTACCGCCATAGTAGATTGCTGCCCGAA GAAGACGTAGCCAAGAAGTTGAAAGAGTTTCTGAGAAGAAAGGAGGCTGAAAGTATTCGTTTATCGGAACTTGAGAAGAGGCAAAAGCAGCGTGTGGAGGAAAtgagaaaaactcaaaagaag GACCTAGAGAATATGAAGTTGAAGGAGCAGATACGAGCCGAAGTTGGCAAGGAAATCAGTAAGATTGAAATGACGTGCCGTGATATGGCATCAGTGTTGCGCGGATTGGGTATCACTGTTGGTAATGGCACTAGTCGTGAG GTGCGCGTTGCTTACAAAAAAGCCCTGATGAAATTTCATCCGGATAAAACTTCAAGATCTGATATACGACAGCAAGTTGAAGCTGAGGAGAAGTTTAAGCTTATTTCTCGAATGAAGGACAAATTCTTACCAAATTTATAG